The following is a genomic window from Fusarium verticillioides 7600 chromosome 5, whole genome shotgun sequence.
GGATAAGCCTTTTCCAGTGCCTTCAGGTGAGCACACGTACCTGAGGACTTTTGCAACTCTGGTCATGATTgaaaaagaaggacaaaTTCATGAATTCATTCAACATCGAGTCTGTGACGGTGACCTTCCCCTCACTGTGGATGTAAGAAAGAATGCTGTATTCCGGAAGGAACGCGATGAAAATCCCCTTGGCTGCTTCAGAAGCTTTCGCGCCTCTCAATTGGATTACTTTGAAATGGTGCAATGGAGATTCACGACCCCTTTCTTTCATGCTCCTACAGACAGTAACCGGGTATTTAATCACGTTTTCAACCAGAGAACCATCTTACCTTGGTGTCGTCTCGATGAGTCCGATGTTAGACTGGGGAAATTCGACAGACATATAACCCAAGGCGGTTATGGAACAATTAAACCTATCATGATCGACAAGTCGTCTCACGGGTTTGACAAGGTTCTGCGAGGAGTGGTGAGTTGGTCAACATTCTAGCGATTTGCGAAATTAAGATGGGCTGACAAGTTACTGCTAGAAATCTGCCGCAAAAGGCATCTTTGCCATCAAAACAGTCAGGCTTGAGGACCGTTATGAGTACGACAACGAAGTTGAAGGACTTCAACGATTCAATGGCGTCGGCCATCGGCATATCATTCAACTTCTGGCAACCTTTGAACTACATGACAGATATCACATGATATTTCCTTGGGCTGCTTGTAATCTTTACGAGTTTTGGAAATCTGACCCTTTTTCGGAAACTGGGAACCGAGATCTCGACGTTATCCGTTGGATGTCTTCACAAACTCTCGGTTTGCTTGCGGCCCTGGATGCTATTCACAATCCCCAAGGCATACAATTTTATGGCCGGCATGGGGATATCAAGCCCGAGAACATTCTTTGGTTTGAAATGGATGATGAACCTCACGGCTTACTTGTTCTGGCAGATTTTGGGCTCACCAAATTTCACCGGGAGCGCACCAGGTCTCGGACAAAAAACACAACCGTGGGCTACACGTACACCTATGCGCCCCCAGAGATTGATATTGAAGGTGGAGTTATGTCGCGATCTTCTGATATATGGTCTTTCGGTTGTGTCCTACTTGAGATGGTCTGCTGGCTGTTAGGGGGCTGGGAGCTTTGCGAGGCATTCTCACGTGCTCGACTGACAGAGGAGGACGCTTCAGGTGTCCTGAGGGCTGACAAGTTCTTTGCAATTGTCAAACTAGAGGATGATGAGCTGCGCCGCTTCACAGTCAAACCACAAGTATCAGATGTAAGTCAATGTGGAGAGGAACACCACGAGCTCCATAAAATCTTAGATGAGCAGCTGACAAGCTTCATCAGTTCATTCGAAGGCTTGATCATCACGAGTCATGCACAAACTATATTCATGATATTCTGGACATCGTTGAGAAATACATGGTTGTTGTACAAACGGAGGATGTGAAAAGAGCCTCCATCGGCGAGCTGCTCGAGAAATTTAAGGATGTCGACCGGAGAGTCCAGGATGATGATCAGAGGGACTACATCGCGAAGCCCGCACCTGGCCCCcgcaaaacaccaaccaaagCGCCTACCGCAGTCGAGGCACATGTGGTCGAGAGAAAATACACATATTCATGCGATAGTCGATTAAGACTTACGCAAAGATTCACAGACCGTAGCCGCCAGAGTCAGCGCCAATCCATACGAATCCGGCAGATTAATGACGCTGGCCTGGTTATCAGAGAACCGCATTCGATAACGGGCAGAAAGAAGGAATTCTCGCCTGAAAGGCTCTTAAATGCTGACAAGAATAGTGACTTAGCGGCTGCACAGATGATTGAAGCGAAGGTCTTTGACGTCTTGGATGAGAGTTTTGATGGCAGAAACACCTGCTTGGCCAAATTTCCTGTTCAATGGCAGGTTCCAGTTTGCGTCCAGGAAGAACTCGACGGCAGCACCAATCTTGGCCCAATCCTCACTATAACAGGGACTTCTTCAAATTCTTGGGCGGTCTGCTGCCGGGAATATGTTTCAGCAACCTGGAAAGATGACGGCATATTGTTTCTGGAAGATCTAGAAGCATTTCTAGTTCAAAAGCTACCTTCGATAGGTGTGTCTAATCTCTCCTCGTTGGTGGTAGTGATGCTAACGACGTCAAGGCACCCAAGTTCCGAAAGAACCTGCAGTCAACCGGCCACTGTTCATGAGCGGAGACTCTGAAGACACTGCAGTAGTGCTCTTCAAAGGATCTCGAACTCAGATATCAGTATTTTCACAGTTTCTTTGCTGGATTGTAGCGACCTTCCGACTGCCCGAGCCGAAAATGACTACCAGTTCTTCGGTCAGCTTCCTGCATGCACCAAGGGTCGATGATAAGGTCCAAGAATTTCGTATTTCATTGGAAGAGTTGAAACCTCTAGATCATGGCACACCCGGCACTTGTTGGACCCCTCTGTTTCCTTCCACGGTCATAGCCGAGGGCTTTGAGGTTCCAGTTCACCCAGGAGTCCTTGGCTTGCAGATGCCTTTTGATGCGATGCTTGAACTGGCTGAGATAGTTTGCGACGTCAGCCTAGAGGACGACAAGGGTACTGCAACTGGTATCTATCTCGATGGCATCTCCTTTTTCCTCTACCCAACCTCTTACAAGACGCATCCAGGTCAACAGCCAGTCGTCCAATGGCATTTGAAAGAGAAGACCctggatgacgatggagatCGAGACCCAGCCATCGCCCCCGACAGAGATGGTGGACCGTTGTGGACCAAAATTCCGGACTACAAGACCCTGAGAACATCAATCGCAGTTTTGGGATACTGTGAGAAGGCTCTGGTGCAGTTGGGTACGGAGGCCCGCCGCCAATATCACAACGAACCACAATACTCACGTGCAGAGGTCGAAAGGCCCAACATTGAGGCATCCTTGACCTCACTTACTGTGGGTTCAAGTGCAGGGGGTGCTAAAGCCGAGGGTTCCATAGGGTTCAAAATGAGGAATGGCCTTAAGCGcgatgttgaggagaagaaggaattaAGCTACAAGCAAGTCCTGCGGATCTCGCAGAATAAGCCAGTCATCATCTATGACACTCAACGTCAGAACGAGCGCGCATGGATGGTTTCCGAACTATCTATGATCCTCGAGTTATTCAACATATGGGCCCAGCAGGAAGGTCTACGAGGCATCCAGTATGCTACTGCGAGTGCTGACGGAGGCGCCGCTGCATTCAACGTCCTCGCCAATAGAAGTTATTCGGAGCGCACTGCTatcgagaagatggctgatgaggatcCTTCAGATATAAAGATCTCGGGCATTATCAAGAGGCTATATGGCCGAATCCACAAGACGAGGAGTATCAATACAAGCAGTGATGAGGGTGCCCCTGGAACCTTGTCGCTGGGTCGGTCCACCATTAAGGGCTGGGACTGGCTTGAACTCGTAGATGGGTTTGAAAGGTCTACAAGCCAACGGCGGCAAGTGTATGCTTCCCGGATATTCGGGTCTCAGCCATGTTGGCTGCCGTTCACAAAGTTCATCCCCGTCTTCTTCGCACACGAGGTTGGGGACCTGATAGTTCCGCAGCAGCCAGACCAGGTGTGTCGGCAATGGTCTCCTCTTCCAGGGGGCCGTAGAAACACGTATCTTGCTGTGAGTCTGCGCTGCATCAGAGGATTCGCGGCCTCCGGATGCTATGAGGGTCTGTTTTGGTCGTGTGATGATAATCATTTATTTGAGCCCTGTCAGAAGTGCAAGAATGTCCCTGACCTGTGCTCGAAGAGGCCACAGAGAGTGGAAAAGAGCAAGTCAAGGGTACAGATATTGCCTAGAGGGATAAATGATGGTGTCGTCATATTCGGGACCAGTCGCAAGAAGCAGCTATGATGCTCATCTAGGAAGAGGGTCAAACAAACTTGccaaaaggtatcctaagTTTATGCTAATTTACCTAAATCCTTTCATTATCTAGACTTAAAGTCCTAAATTTATGCTAATTCAGCTAAGTCTTTTGTCATTTATGATTAAGGCCCTGAATCTTTTCCCCCTTTGGGTGTCTTTTATCGTAGTCGATGATACGTGACACCAGTAGTGGGATTATCTAATCAGCTTGATCCGTAAGAAGGCTATAATATTTTCCGGAATTGGGAGACCGAGTTGGAAGGCATAAAGATCACAAAGAACAGGCCAAACCCTTCTCCGTTACTATCTAGATCCAAAGGCCAGAAGAGCGGCTACATGCCGATCCCACCAACCTCAGAATATGTGAGAGAGGTTAATGTAGTAGTACTACGTATCGATACATATTTCCCTTGTATGGCCACATTGAACCAACAGCTCGAATATCAGCAAATCAATTGCTATTAATTGGCAGCCTTGTCGCAAACACCAAAAACAACGATTTCGGTCACCTGGCCGAGATATCCTGATAGTATCATGGTGCTTTGCGTGTGATATTAACTAATCACTACCGATACGAAAGTTAACAAGGATGAAACTCTAAGATGTTGGCTCTCTCAAACACTTTACTATTTACTTAAGATGTTACAAACTTCCGATATATAGTCTTTGACCTTGGAAGGCGTGAAAGGAGAGTCTAGCTCTTAGCCCTCCAAGATGCATCCCGTCATTCTTATACGGAAGTATGGCGGAGCTCAGAGCGGAGTTTGCTCGGCTTGGCTTGGACAGCAGTGGACGTTGTAAGATCTTCACTTACAAGCTGGAGTTAAGCTTGATTGTTCGGAGTTAAGACGCAGCTCCTCTCCCCAGACAACCACTACGCATATATCCGGGGTTAATTCTCGGTGATAGGGATCATGTTATGTGTAAGTCGATGAAAGAAACGAAATCAATGCCCTGAAACATAACTATCAAACACTTCGTGATCGACAGAGGCGGACAGGGTATAAAGTCTGGTCGGTATCTGGTTCGCAACTCCGTTTTCCAACCCACTAACTCTCCTTTCCTGACTCACTGATCACGTAGTATTCcccttcatcatcatggcgccTCCAGCATCTCTTCCCACTAAACCTTTCAGCAAGACGGGACGACAAATACCTGCTCTCGGATTCGGATTGATGGGTTTGAGTGCAGTCTATGGGCCCATTGAGTAAACTCCCTATTCCATAAGTGAGATAGCCTTCGTACTGACACTCACGCCCCTAGAAATGACGAGAAACGCCTAGCAGTTCTGGACCGCGCCTGGGAGCTCGGCTACACGAACTGGGACACAGCCAATGCCTACGGCGACAGCGAGGTCCTGATCGGAAAGTGGTTCAAACTGCACCCGGAGCGTCGGGCTGATATATTCCTTGCCACAAAGTTTGCTATAAAAACCGGCTTCAATGACAAAGGCGAATGGAGATTCTGGGCCGACAATAGTCCCGAGTTCTTTGCTGAGTGCCTCGAGGGCAGTTTACAGAAGATGGGCGTTGATTACGTTGATCTTTACTATGTTCATCGTCTTGACACAAAGGTACCTGTCGAAAAGACGATGGAGCTGATGGCCAAGGCTAAGCAGTAAGCTACACTACCAAAAGACCCTCATATCTTGAACCACGTTGATATATGTGTATCAGAGACGGCAAAATCAAAGCCATCGGCATCTCTGAATGCGCCGCCAGCGACATCCGCCGAGCCTACGCTGTTGCCCCGGTCGACGCCATCCAGGTTGAGTACAATCCTTTCACATTGGATATCGAGAAACACAACATACTCTCTACATGCCGTGAGCTCGGAATTACCATCTTCGCATACTCGCCTCTGGGTCGTGGCTTTTTGACAGGTCAAATCAAAAGCAGTGATGACTTTGCGCCCGACGACCTCCGCCGCATGTTACCTCGCTTCAGCCCCGAGAACTTTCCAAAGAACCTAGTTCTTGTTGAACGCCTTAAGGCAATTGCAGATAAGAAGGGCTGCACGTCGGGTCAATTGGTGCTCGCGTGGCTGTCAGCACAGGGCGAGGATATTGTTCCGATTCCTGGAACGAAGAAGATTAAGTATATGGAGGAGAATGTGGGTTCCCTGGAAGTGAAGCTTTCCTCGGAGGAGGTTCAGCAAATCagggatgaagttgagaacGCTGAGATTGCTGGTCATCGGAACCCTGTGGGTGCGTTCCATGGCTATTCGGCTACTGTTGAGCTTTGAGGCGTCGTTTCCAAATAGGGATTCATTAGGTCATGATATATCAATAAACTATATCAAGCTAGCACATGGCGAAATCCGAATAGAGTTGAATCTATGGTGTATAGACAGTCATTTGGTGATGCTGCCATCCGTGAAAGTTCCAGCCGGAGGTGGAAGCATTAGATATTCTTGCTATAAAAGACGTTAAATATTGAAACTGGAATTATCAAGATCTATTCTGGTGGTATAACAACGCTAGTCATGACAACAAATCATACAAAATCAAACCCAATAACCATTTTACTCGTCATTACTCCACTTCCAGGCTTCCGAGATTGCCTTCCAGTACTGCTCAGGATGCTCACGCATGTGTCCAACATGGTCAGTATCCACAAACAGCTCCTGTCTCGTCTCGTAGCCTCTCTGCTGAGACTCGGCAATATAGCCCTCAATATCCATATGAGAAATAATCTGATCCTCCTTGCTATACAGATACAATCGCTTGGAGTCTAGTGTCTCGTAGTTTGTGTCGTCCACAACTCGCAGGGCGAAAGCACCAGAAGGTTCTCCGCCtgtgagcttcttgataatGACGTCCAAGGTTAGGACAAAGCCCCAGATGcccttggtgatgacaaAAGGCCAGGGGAAGAACTTGGCGGTGCCGAGGGCCATGGCGTGCGACCATTGACCTAGTCTCTCCCACGACCAAAACGGGTTTCCGGGCGTTGagtcaaggacaagaagttgatgaggcATCTGTCTACCATTCTTATCCCTGAAAGCCTTTAGCGTAGTGGCGTAGCTGATGGCACCGGTGTTGGACATGCTGTGAATAAGAATAGGCGCTGTCTTTTCAtcgagaaggccatcgaggTTGTCGATAACATGTTGCATAGCGCGTGTTCGCGTCTCAAGACCTGTGAACATGGCATCCGAAATAGGactcaagatgatgagaatcTTGGAATGAGGGAAGAGAGCGCGATAGCCCTCAGCGTATTTTCCAACATGTCTGGCAAGTCCATCGCCCCAGCCGTAGATGACAACAGCAGCTGGATGGTCCGCGGGCGGTTTCTCTGAAGTCTCCTCGCTGACGAGGAGTTTGGCGTTGATGGTTTTGAAGCCCGCGAGCTCAGGAAGTTTTTTGCCCGACATTTTCTATAGCATAAAAAAGACTGATGATAAATAAAAGGGTATAGGCTGTGCTGACGAGGAATTGACAAGGGAGAGGTCCATGGGAGGCATTGACATTTTATATATCTCCTTAAAATAAACTAAGTTTTTTAGTTTCAGAGGATCGAGTAATGTGTCGATTGCTGACATGGATTTTTGGGCTGTCAGATTCTATGTTGGGGACCGCGTATAAAGTCCGTCGGACGTTTATGCGGAAGAATTGCTGCTTTTGGGTATTGGAGCGGTCCCAGCAAAACAATCCTTCAGCCCAACAATATGCAAGCCGAGGTTCGCAGAGACTTTTTATAAATTTGGAGATGGCCTCGGGGAgttttatataataaattcAGTGACGTATATATGCATTTATGTGAATTCAATTGAGCTTTCTACTGAAAGACGGTGTAACATTGATCCACTTATCAGCGCAGATTTAGACACTCAAGGACACTCGACATCAAATTGCATGGATCAGTCTTGGCATGCGTCAAGATTGAATATTATGCGGCCAAGTGTTGGATCTAACAACGAGTCATCTCCTTTGGAGTTATTGAGGTTGCGTGTATCTTACTTAGACTTACTATAGCCTAATAACAAACCCTTGATTGGAGTCACTCAATTTGTTAAACAATGGTTGGATGGCTGACCTCGTCTCAAAGTAAGCTAAGAATTGATGAAAGAGGTCAGACGAGACTGCTAGTGGAGGCCTGAATGATGAGggccttggccatgatgtCTCACTTGAGGAGAAAACTCGACGTTCCAAAAGGTAAGTATCATCCGTTGCATCCGTGATATAGGCTTGGGTTTTTCAAAAGCTGCAAATGCAGTCAGGTTATTATTTGTCTGTCTATCATGAAAAGTCTAGTGCGGTTGAGTGGTGACATGTAAAGCTCTCGGCTTTCATTTTTCATAAAACAATGCAATGCATCCTGGTATATCCCCGAAAATCAAAACAACGTCCAATACACTTTTAAAAGGTAGCTGTGATCTTCCATCCAACACGGTGGATTCTCGCAGCAAGGATGAAAACCGTGCCAGTCAGGCAAAAGATACCAGCAAAAAGCTTGACTCCAAGCCAGCCTGTTGGCTTCTCGAGGATGGCGCCGTTGATTGGGTTGGTGGTGAGTCCACCGATCgaggagacgaagaagactaTTCCGCTACGGAATCCAATTTCTGCAAGAGGGGAGATCTGAGCAACGAGCGGTGCAATCAGAGAGACGTATGCGCCAGAGCAGAAACCAAACAAGGCTGCAAAGGCAATGATGCCGTTCTGTGAGTTGCAGGGGATCCAAAGGGCAAGAATCCAGAGACCAGAAAGGAACCCGACAATAACAAAGATGTTGTAGCGGCCCATCTTATCACCAAGAATTCCTGAACTAATCCGGCCAAAAAGACTGGCTGCGTTGAGTATGGGAATCAAATACTGAACAAGGTTGGGGTCCACGCCAGCATGAAGGGCCTGGACGGGCAGGTAGTCGATAGGAATGAAGATTccgaaggtgaagaagaagaatccAAGCATACAGAAGATGAATTCTGGCTCGTGGAATGGCCTGGCCAGCTGGGCACGGGTGACCTTCTGAGGGTTAGGAGGGTGAATCGATCTGACTgtgaggttggcgatgatgagaagtcCGAGGATCATGAAGGCACAGATTCGCATGGACCACCCGAATCCGACTTGCTTGATGAGGCGAGTTACCATGATGGGGAAGATGACGCCACCGATACTAGAACCGGTTGAAAGGATGCCAAAGGCAGCTCCTCTATTGCTGTCAAACCATCCGTGAATCGTCGATAGGGCTGAATATGTTAGCAGGCTTCATTTGGAGGGCAAGATGAGGCTTACCTGGCTGGAAGATGGCTGAGACGCCGATGGCAGAGCATACACCCTGAGCCAGAAGAATCTGGTAGTACTCGGTACTAATCGACGCCATCATGATACCAAAGACATGCATGAAACTTCCAACAAAAATCAACCACCGCGGTCCATAGCTATCGTAAAGCTTCCCGATAATCGGACCCAtccccatgatgaagaagatctgaagCGAAGGGATCCATGCGATAGTACTCGACGAGTACTGCTTCAAAAGATCATTCTGGTAGTATTCCTGAAAAGCGCCAACACCTAGAATAATTTAGTCGACGCCACAGAAACACACAGCATGACACTTACTGTTGATCCAGCCAAAACTGCAAAACGAGGTACACCATgcgccaagaacaacaagccaGGCTGTAAGACCACCATCAGGAGCGCCACTTCCAGCTGGTGCAGCCGCAGGCTTAGGCTGTGTGGTACcctcctcaagatcagaCTTTTCGTTGTTGTAACCAACCTGGTTCTGAAGCGTGAGCTCCGAATTGCGAGGCGACGAAGGCGCCGTGGTTTGTtgagcagccatgatgagaagatgcttTTTTATCTGATCGAGGGTTGCTTTGAGGCTCTAGTTAGGTGACATGACATGGGCGTCGAGAGTTTATAAGTCCCAGATGCAACAGCAGATCTGAGCCTAAAAGGGGTCCATAGCACGCCCTATGGAGCTCCATAGTCACGGCCATTCGTTCAAGTCACTTAATTTCGCGACGCGAGACCTCCAAAGGCCGAAAATGGTGGACTGTTTGTCGCCGAGCTCAAGTCTCTGATTCGCTGTTTCGGTATCGGAACGTACATCTCCACCGAAGCCGACGCTAGTTTGTCGACAAGATCGACCGCGACGAATGAGAGCTCGTCATTGATCTCACCATCTCGAATACCCCGGCCACGGAGATAATACCCGGTGATCTCAGCTTACAAAGACCGAATCCTCCTCCGTAAAATACCACAGCTCTCGGCCTGTCAATTAATCGGTCGGTGTAATACCACATCATGTCTTCTCGGCCCCGGACTCGGTCGTGCGCCGTATGTCATCGCCGAAAAGTTCGCTGTGACAAGAACTTCCCTTGTTCGCAGTGCGTTCGGTCTGGCTTTGAGTGCTCGTATCCACCTGCTGGACCGCCTGCGAGACGGGCCAAGAAGACGACCATCAATGATGTTGCAAGTCGGATTTCGCAGATGGAGAAGACTATTGAGGCGTTCAAGGCTGGGCAAGATGTGTCGCCGCAACCGACGGTGTCTGCAGGTTCAGTGACTTCTGCGAATAGTGTTCCAACACCAGCTAGTACAGCTACAGACGCTGAGACCAGAGAGAGGGCCAGAGGTTCTCGTGAGGGTCTGTTGCTCAACAAGGGAACAAGTAGTCACTATGTTAATGAAGTTCTCTTCTCACGGGTCATCGAGCAGGTAAAGACGTTCCAGAAGTTTATGGATCTTGTACTAACACACGCCCAGGAAGATGATGTGCGAATGGCCTTGGCAACGCCCAGAGAGCCGCCGCCTCACGAAGTTGACTCTCCCATATGTCACATGAATCCCATTGGATGGCTATCAGCAGGAATAGCATCAGTATCTACCGCAATTTACCATCCTCAAAGACGTGTGGCTATTCGACTATGGAAAGTCTttgtcgatggtgttgatccATACGTCAAGGTTCTGCACATCCCTACCGCCGAGACAACACTCTACACAGTCATAGGCGACCCTACTAAAGCTTCAAATGAGAACTTGGCTCTTTGTTTTGCCATCTACTTCGCTGCGATCACGGCCACGCCCTCCGATGACGCGCTTGACATAACTGGTGAAGACAAAAAACAAGCTCTCCTTCGGTATAGGATGTGTTTAGAGCAATCAATGGCCCAATCAGACTTCCTCGAGAATCCCACAATCGCTTCGCTACAGGCTATGGCTATTTATGGGGTGAGTTCGTTAATGAAAATCAAAAGTATTCACTGACCCAACGCAGGCCGCCATGCGGGTCCATAACTCATGTCGAGCTGTCTGGATCATGAATGGCCTCGCACTTCGAGCCGCTCAGTCAATAGGTTTGCACAGAGACGGCAGTAAGCTTGGTCTTTCACCCTTTGAGTCAGAAATGCGACGTCGGATATGGTGGTATTTCCAAGAGCGTGATGGAAGAGGCGCCGAGGACTATGGGCTACAGAACCCAACCGCTACTACCGTTCACGGTGTTGAGCTACCGCGGAACTTACACGATAGCGATCTTTCCCCAGGGATGAAAGAGCTTCCACCTTCAAGGCCGGACTGGACGCGGATGACGCTACAACTGTGCTGCAACCAGTCATCGCAGGCTTGGGCTCATCTCTTCCACATGAGTTGCTCTGCGGATGGCATACCAGATGAAGGTGTACGAAGACGGGTCATCAAAGATGCCGTTGATAAAGTTGAAGGAATCTTGCAGCGCTGCAACCCCGTGATACCCGAACAAAGAATGACGATCCGAACCGCACGTCTAATTCTCTGCAAAGTCGATGTAGTGTCTCGTCGCCAATGGCAGATCCTCCGCTCACCCGATGACCAGCCCCCAATGGCCACAGAAGCCGAACTCACCGAAGCAGTCGAACTCCTCGAGCTCTCCAACCTCATGTGGCAAGACGACGACCTCGTCGCCTACCAGTGGCTCGCCCGCTCATATCCCCAATACCACATAATGCTCTTCATCCTGCGCCACCTGTGCGTGTGTCCGCGTGGAGAACTAGCAAAGCGAGCCTTTGCAGCCGTGGAGCTGCAGCATGAGAATTTCAAATCGAGGGAGGATAAGCCGCTGAATGGGCTGAAGTGGACGGTGCTCACGACGTTGAGGGAGAGAGCGTTTTTGTTGATGCAGCAGGTTGAGAGGGAGAGCGGGGGTGTGCAGTGGAATGAGGGTCAGCGGATGGAAATGCAGGGGACGAATGGGCAGGCGGTACAGAGTGGGAGTGAGGTTGCTGTTCCGGATTGGAATATGATTTTGGAGGAGTTTCCGTTGGACATGGAAGACTTTTCATTGATTTTCTGAGGAGTAAGGCGGATACCTGGATGATTAGATGAAGTAATATGACTTGAGCCAAATAAATAATCACAAAGCAAAGGTACTATATTTTATATTAGGTAATGCCAGCGTGCTTCGTCTTGAAGACGGTCTACTCTAACATCTAAGTTCTCTGCGCTGATTCAATCTCTTAGCCATaagtctcaactgcttcACCAGTGCCCGCCATTTAGATTTGAATTCTTCAACTCATGTCCATACACTGCCATACCCAAACTTGGTCAAGCCATGAGAATTCTGTCTTTTTCAGATTCTCAGAAAgtgtttcttcgtcttccacGTCTGCGAGTTCCTACCTTGTCAGCTCTTCGTGGTTTCTTTGAAGTGATACAGGACTTACGCGCGGTCCAGCGAAAGTAGTGCTGTTGCCACAGTGACACGAGTCCCACGATCAATTGAAGGATGCCGAAtatgatggagatgatgactTCGGCAGGAAGCATCGATTGAGTCATGACGCTTTCAATCTTGTTTGTATTGCTGGTAAAGATGGTTTGGCTTTGTGTATGCTTGCTGAGACCAACAAAATGATTTCTTTGAACTTGTCATCGAAAACAATGTGAAGAAAGTCATACCGAACTTTAATACGGTATAAAGAAGCCATAGCCCTTTTTAATAGTGCTCCAAAAAAAAGAATAGTAGTTTTGCAGCCGTAAAAGTGAATATGGCTTCCTTGCATGAAGAGCAGGTCTGGGTGAGCCAAGAGACTTCTGACATTAAATCAAGGTGCCAAAATGAACTGGCCTAAAAGCTTACCAGACTTAACTAGGTAAATCTTTCCATCACCCAGGATAGAGGTTCCGTGCTTATTAGTGGCTGTTGGTTGCTTGCATGACACCCATGTCCCAGCTCAAAATTGTAGTTTTGCATTCTCCTCGACGATTGGATTGAATCCCGTGGCGTACAGGGATTTGAAGAattgttgttttgtttcctccCTGCTTCACCGCAAAATAGTAGTTTTGTAAAATGTGGTGAGGCTGACTGACTCTTACGTGTTGGCCCTCGTGGGAgccttcttttctcttttttgtttcttttaaATTTCTTTACGACACcgctctctctctcttcgGTCTCTATTCATTCTATCCATCTTTATTCAGCGTCTTCCCTGACAGCAGTGGTCGATTCGCCTGCTAATAAGGC
Proteins encoded in this region:
- a CDS encoding CMGC/DYRK protein kinase, which codes for MDNTTTPTISVTDETLGTYSLEESFDLADRLRSSFVEGTGYHQRFLPFLTLSRILTKTCIETHLKKEYGDLASQYADQIGPLYVNEADAPKDKPFPVPSGEHTYLRTFATLVMIEKEGQIHEFIQHRVCDGDLPLTVDVRKNAVFRKERDENPLGCFRSFRASQLDYFEMVQWRFTTPFFHAPTDSNRVFNHVFNQRTILPWCRLDESDVRLGKFDRHITQGGYGTIKPIMIDKSSHGFDKVLRGVKSAAKGIFAIKTVRLEDRYEYDNEVEGLQRFNGVGHRHIIQLLATFELHDRYHMIFPWAACNLYEFWKSDPFSETGNRDLDVIRWMSSQTLGLLAALDAIHNPQGIQFYGRHGDIKPENILWFEMDDEPHGLLVLADFGLTKFHRERTRSRTKNTTVGYTYTYAPPEIDIEGGVMSRSSDIWSFGCVLLEMVCWLLGGWELCEAFSRARLTEEDASGVLRADKFFAIVKLEDDELRRFTVKPQVSDFIRRLDHHESCTNYIHDILDIVEKYMVVVQTEDVKRASIGELLEKFKDVDRRVQDDDQRDYIAKPAPGPRKTPTKAPTAVEAHVVERKYTYSCDSRLRLTQRFTDRSRQSQRQSIRIRQINDAGLVIREPHSITGRKKEFSPERLLNADKNSDLAAAQMIEAKVFDVLDESFDGRNTCLAKFPVQWQVPVCVQEELDGSTNLGPILTITGTSSNSWAVCCREYVSATWKDDGILFLEDLEAFLVQKLPSIGTQVPKEPAVNRPLFMSGDSEDTAVVLFKGSRTQISVFSQFLCWIVATFRLPEPKMTTSSSVSFLHAPRVDDKVQEFRISLEELKPLDHGTPGTCWTPLFPSTVIAEGFEVPVHPGVLGLQMPFDAMLELAEIVCDVSLEDDKGTATGIYLDGISFFLYPTSYKTHPGQQPVVQWHLKEKTLDDDGDRDPAIAPDRDGGPLWTKIPDYKTLRTSIAVLGYCEKALVQLGTEARRQYHNEPQYSRAEVERPNIEASLTSLTVGSSAGGAKAEGSIGFKMRNGLKRDVEEKKELSYKQVLRISQNKPVIIYDTQRQNERAWMVSELSMILELFNIWAQQEGLRGIQYATASADGGAAAFNVLANRSYSERTAIEKMADEDPSDIKISGIIKRLYGRIHKTRSINTSSDEGAPGTLSLGRSTIKGWDWLELVDGFERSTSQRRQVYASRIFGSQPCWLPFTKFIPVFFAHEVGDLIVPQQPDQGAVETRILL
- a CDS encoding alcohol dehydrogenase, producing the protein MAPPASLPTKPFSKTGRQIPALGFGLMGLSAVYGPIENDEKRLAVLDRAWELGYTNWDTANAYGDSEVLIGKWFKLHPERRADIFLATKFAIKTGFNDKGEWRFWADNSPEFFAECLEGSLQKMGVDYVDLYYVHRLDTKVPVEKTMELMAKAKQDGKIKAIGISECAASDIRRAYAVAPVDAIQVEYNPFTLDIEKHNILSTCRELGITIFAYSPLGRGFLTGQIKSSDDFAPDDLRRMLPRFSPENFPKNLVLVERLKAIADKKGCTSGQLVLAWLSAQGEDIVPIPGTKKIKYMEENVGSLEVKLSSEEVQQIRDEVENAEIAGHRNPVGAFHGYSATVEL